From the Bacteroidota bacterium genome, the window AAAATGGAAAACAATATTACATCTGAAAAAGAAGGTGTTGTTAGCGCTGTTCATGTTAAAGAGGGACAACAGGTATTACAGGATGAAGTAATGATTGAGTTAGAATAAAAAACTATTAACATCATTACTATCAAACTATAGTAAATATGATGGAAAAAGAATATATGACATCCCCATCTCGACTTAGCCGAGACCAAGCGTGATGAATATAAATGGGGATAACACCTGCCTGCATGATGCAGTCAGGCAGGTATGACCAAAATATTGAATTATATACATATGAAGAAAATATTTATAATATTCGGAGTAATGTCTTTTCTGATATTTATAAGGCCTGTATTAGGATTAAATTCAGAAACTGATACTGAAAAAACTGAACTTTCAATTTCCAATTGGGAAAATAATCAATCAAAAGAGGTTCTTGACGGTGCATTCGATGGTATAAAGCAGTTTTATAGCTATACCGGATTTGCCAATGCAACAGGCAGTCATATACTAATGATTATTGTGGGGCTGGTATTCATATATCTCGGTATAAAGTACGATTATGAGCCACTATTGTTAATCCCTATTGGAACAGGGGTTATATTAGGTAATATACCTTTTGTTGCCGGAAATCAAATTGGTATTTATGAAAGTGGATCTGTAATGAACTATTTATACTTTGGAGTAGTAAAAGGAATCTATCCACCACTAATATTTTTGGGAATTGGTGCCATGACAGATTTTTCATCTCTTATAGCTAACCCAAAATTAATGCTTCTTGGAGCTGCAGCCCAAATAGGTGTATTTGGCACTTTTCTTGGAGCAATATATCTTGGTTTTAACCTTCCTGAAGCCGGTGCTATTGGGATAATTGGTGGTGCAGATGGACCAACTGCTATTTTTCTTTCGTCAAAATTAGCTAATGGGGTGAATATTCTACCCGATGGTACAACAGTAAAAAACCTTATTGGCCCAATTGCAATTGCAGCATATTCATATATGGCTCTGGTTCCTGTAATACAACCACCTTTAATGAGGTTATTGATATCCAAAGAGGATAGAAAAATTCGTATGAAACCACTCAGAGCTGTTTCCCGCAAAGAAAAAATGCTATTTCCAATCGTCGGATTGTTATTAACAACTTTTATTTCACCAAGTGCATTACCTCTACTGGGAATGTTGTTCTTTGGAAACTTACTTAAAGAGTCTGGAAGAACCGAAAGACTTGCAGATACAGCCCGAACAAAGTTAATTGATATTGTAACTATTTTACTTGGTGTGACGGTTGGTGCATCAACCCAGGCAGATATTTTCATCAATAAAGATTCAATGTTAATATTCGGATTAGGAGCAATTTCATTTGTAATAGCAACTATGGGCGGCTTATTATTTGCAAAATTCATGAATTTATTTCTCAAAGGAGATAATAAAATTAACCCACTAATTGGAGCTGCAGGAGTTTCAGCAGTACCCGATAGTGCCAGAGTGGTTCATCATGAAGCTTTAAAGTCAGAT encodes:
- a CDS encoding sodium ion-translocating decarboxylase subunit beta, with translation MKKIFIIFGVMSFLIFIRPVLGLNSETDTEKTELSISNWENNQSKEVLDGAFDGIKQFYSYTGFANATGSHILMIIVGLVFIYLGIKYDYEPLLLIPIGTGVILGNIPFVAGNQIGIYESGSVMNYLYFGVVKGIYPPLIFLGIGAMTDFSSLIANPKLMLLGAAAQIGVFGTFLGAIYLGFNLPEAGAIGIIGGADGPTAIFLSSKLANGVNILPDGTTVKNLIGPIAIAAYSYMALVPVIQPPLMRLLISKEDRKIRMKPLRAVSRKEKMLFPIVGLLLTTFISPSALPLLGMLFFGNLLKESGRTERLADTARTKLIDIVTILLGVTVGASTQADIFINKDSMLIFGLGAISFVIATMGGLLFAKFMNLFLKGDNKINPLIGAAGVSAVPDSARVVHHEALKSDSNNYLLMHAMAPNVSGVIGSAVAAGIILSFLA